The following coding sequences lie in one Microvirga sp. 17 mud 1-3 genomic window:
- a CDS encoding ABC transporter ATP-binding protein: protein MDTRRPPSAENREVVIRVRDVEVGFGEKTILKDLDLDVYRGEILGFVGASGQGKSVLTRAILGLVPKRAGTIEVLGQNLDELSASERRLLERRWGVLFQQGALFSALTVKQNVQVPMREFLHLSDRLLDELAMLKIEMVGLKPDAADKLPSELSGGMIKRAALARALALDPDIVFLDEPTSGLDPIGAGEFDELIATLQRTLGLTVFMVTHDLDSLHTVCDRIAALGEGKILAEGPIETMLASDHPWLRAYFHGKRARAVMAGDA, encoded by the coding sequence ATGGATACGCGCCGTCCCCCCTCCGCCGAGAACCGGGAAGTGGTCATCCGCGTGCGTGACGTGGAGGTCGGCTTCGGCGAGAAAACGATCCTCAAGGACCTGGACCTCGATGTCTATCGCGGCGAAATCTTAGGCTTCGTCGGAGCTTCGGGCCAGGGCAAGTCGGTCCTGACCCGCGCGATCCTGGGTCTCGTGCCCAAGCGGGCCGGCACCATCGAGGTGCTGGGCCAGAACCTCGACGAGCTTTCCGCCTCCGAGCGCCGGCTCCTGGAGCGGCGCTGGGGAGTGCTGTTCCAGCAGGGCGCCCTGTTCTCGGCCCTGACCGTGAAGCAGAACGTCCAGGTTCCGATGCGGGAGTTCCTTCATCTGTCGGACCGGCTCCTCGACGAGCTCGCCATGCTCAAGATCGAGATGGTCGGCCTCAAGCCGGACGCCGCCGACAAGCTGCCCTCCGAGCTCTCCGGCGGAATGATCAAGCGCGCGGCGCTCGCCCGGGCGCTCGCCCTCGATCCGGACATTGTCTTCCTGGACGAGCCGACCTCGGGCCTCGACCCTATCGGCGCGGGCGAATTCGACGAGCTAATTGCTACGCTACAACGCACTTTAGGGCTCACGGTATTCATGGTAACCCATGATCTCGACAGCCTTCACACGGTCTGCGACCGAATCGCGGCCCTTGGGGAAGGCAAGATCCTGGCGGAAGGGCCCATCGAGACGATGCTCGCATCGGATCATCCTTGGCTCCGCGCCTATTTTCACGGGAAACGGGCACGCGCCGTCATGGCTGGCGACGCTTAA